The proteins below come from a single Malus sylvestris chromosome 3, drMalSylv7.2, whole genome shotgun sequence genomic window:
- the LOC126614266 gene encoding uncharacterized protein LOC126614266, which translates to MEFAGCSRGSSGRALALALCLLALISLSCAARLSASSRQNLDVQKHLNRLNKPAVKSIKSPDGDIIDCVRISQQPAFDHPYLKDHKIQMRPSYHPEGLFAENKVAEKTKEKANTQLWHVNGRCPEDTIPVRRTKEDDILRASSVKHYGRKKQRTIPKSADPDLANESGHQHAIAYVNGDKYFGAKATINVWEPKIQQPNEFSLSQLWVLGGSFGEDLNSIEAGWQVSPDLYGDNNTRLFTYWTSDAYQATGCYNLLCSGFIQINSEIAMGASISPVSGLRGSQYDISILVWKDPKEGHWWMQFGNDYVLGYWPSFLFSYLADSASMIEWGGEVVNSQPDGQHTSTQMGSGRFPEEGFGKASYFRNIQVVDSSNNLKVPKGLGTFTEQSNCYDVQTGSNGDWGHYFYYGGPGKNPNCQ; encoded by the exons ATGGAGTTTGCTGGGTGCAGCAGAGGGAGCTCAGGGAGAGCTCTGGCTCTGGCCCTTTGCCTTTTGGCCTTGATATCTCTGTCTTGTGCTGCCAGATTGAGTGCTTCTTCAAGGCAGAACCTTGATGTCCAGAAGCACCTCAACCGCTTGAACAAACCCGCCGTGAAAAGCATCAAg AGTCCAGATGGAGATATTATAGACTGTGTTCGTATATCTCAACAACCGGCTTTCGATCACCCTTACCTCAAAGACCACAAAATCCAG ATGAGGCCTAGCTACCACCCAGAAGGGTTGTTTGCTGAGAACAAAGTggctgaaaaaacaaaagaaaaagcaaatacCCAGCTGTGGCATGTGAATGGGAGATGCCCGGAAGATACTATTCCGGTAAGGAGAACGAAGGAAGATGATATTCTGAGAGCGAGTTCAGTGAAACATTATGGAAGGAAGAAGCAGAGAACCATACCAAAATCTGCAGATCCTGATCTTGCCAATGAAAGTGGTCATCAG CATGCAATTGCTTATGTCAATGGAGATAAGTATTTTGGAGCTAAGGCAACCATAAATGTCTGGGAGCCCAAGATACAACAGCCTAATGAGTTCAGCTTGTCTCAGCTGTGGGTATTAGGAGGGTCTTTTGGTGAAGATCTGAACAGCATTGAAGCTGGCTGGCAG GTCAGCCCGGACCTCTATGGTGACAACAACACAAGACTGTTTACCTACTGGACT AGTGATGCATATCAAGCCACTGGTTGCTACAACCTCCTCTGCTCAGGCTTCATTCAAATCAACAGCGAAATAGCAATGGGTGCAAGCATCTCTCCCGTTTCGGGTTTACGAGGATCGCAGTATGATATCAGCATACTCGTCTGGAAG GATccaaaggaggggcattggtgGATGCAATTCGGGAACGACTATGTGCTGGGTTATTGGCCTTCGTTCCTCTTCTCATACTTGGCTGACAGTGCTTCCATGATTGAGTGGGGAGGTGAGGTTGTGAATTCACAACCGGACGGCCAGCACACATCGACCCAAATGGGCAGCGGACGTTTTCCGGAGGAAGGTTTTGGCAAGGCAAGTTATTTCAGAAACATTCAAGTTGTTGATAGCTCAAATAATCTCAAGGTCCCCAAAGGGTTGGGCACCTTCACCGAGCAATCAAACTGCTATGATGTTCAAACTGGAAGTAATGGGGATTGGGGTCATTACTTTTACTACGGAGGACCCGGTAAAAACCCGAATTGCCAGTAA